GCCGGCTGCGTTGCCGCTTCCGATGACGACTGGAAGAAATGGCTGAACGAGAAGCAGATCCCGAACTTCGCCTGGTCGAGCCAGGGCCGCGGCTTCTTTACCGACCGCGCCGGCCGCGACAAGCGGGACGACGAGGAGATCGTCCGGGTTTGGTATTCCGAGCGCAACTTCGGACGCCGCGACCGCGCTATCGAGCTTGCCAACAAACTCGGCCGCAATCCGATCCACATCGCACTCGCCTATGTGATCGCCCAGCCTTTTCCGGTCATTCCACTGATCGGGCCGCGCACCGTCGCCGAGTTGGAAGACAGTCTCTCGGCGCTCGACATCAAGCTCACACCCGATCAGGTGAAGTGGCTGGAAGGCTGAAGCAACAGCAAAGGGCGCGGTTTGAACCGCGCCCTTTGCTTTTCTACTTGCGCGGCTCGGAAGCTTTCTTCCTGGCCGCGTCGTCCATCAGCTCATACCACATGGCGTTGAGGACGGCGAAGGCTGCGGCCAGCGGTAGGCCGAGGATCCATGCAAAATACCACATCGTTTGGTCTCCCTCAGAGCAATTCCAGGAAAAGTGCGAAGCGGTTTCCCGTCCGGAATTGCGTAAAAACAAAAGGTTAGAGCGGTTCTACTGAGTCGCTCTAGTAAGCGTGGCTATTTTCATCGGTGATGGACTTCTCATCGACCTTGCCCCACAGAACCTTGTAGACCCAGGCTGTGTAGGCGAAGATGATCGGCAGGAAGATCACCGTCACGACCAGCATGATGAACAGCGTCATGTGGCTGGAGGATGCATCCCAGACCGTCAGGCTCGATCGCGGATCGAGCGAGGAGGGCAGGATGAACGGGAACATCGATAGGCCGACTGTCGAGATGATGCCAAAGATCGCGACCTTGCTGAAGAGCAGCGTCATGACCTCGCGCCTTGCCCGCATGGCAATGAAGGCCAGTGCCGCGCCGACGAAGCCGAGGACCGGCGCGATGATCATCCACGAATGGGCGGCATAATTGGTAAGCCACGCGCCTTTCTCCAGCGCCACGGTCTTCAACAGCGGATTGGAGGGGCCGATCGGGCTGATATCGCTGGTGATGCGATAGCCACCGACGCCGATCCACAGGAAGAGACCGCCGAGTGCGAAAAGCAGAATAACGGCAAGGGCGGCGATGCTGCCATAACGTCTGGCACGTTCGGCCACCGGGCCACTCGACTTCAACACCAGCCATGCCGCACCATGCATCGTCAGCATGGCTAGGGAAAGCAGGCCGCAGAGCAGCGCATAGGGGTTGAGCAGGGCGAAGAACGAGCCCTCGTAGAAGATCCGCATATCGTCGGCAAAACGGAAGGGCACGCCCTGCAGCACATTGCCGACGGCAACGCCGAAGATCAGCGACGGCACGAAACCGCCGACGAACAGCGCCCAGTCCCAGCCGCTCCGCCAACTGGCGCTTTCCCGCTTCGACCGGTATTTGAAGCCGACCGGACGCAGGATGAGCGCGAAGAGGATCGCGAACATCGCCAGATAGAAGCCCGAGAAGGAGACCGCATAAAGCGGCGGCCAGGCGGCGAAGATGGCGCCGCCGCCGAGGATCAGCCAGACCTGATTACCCTCCCAGGTGGCGCCGACGGTGTTGATCGCCACGCGCCGTTCCGTATCGGTCCGGGCGACGAAAGGCAAAAGCGTGCCGACGCCGAGATCGAAGCCGCCCGTCGTCGCAAAGGCGATCAGCAGGACGCCGAGCAGTAGCCACCAGATGAGACGCAGGGTTTCATAGTCGATGAGTTGGTGAAGGATCATGGCAAGTCACTCCGCGGCCGGGACGAGGGTTTCGGAAATCAGAATCGCTTCCGGCTCGTCGTCCGGCTCCGGTCCTTGCTTGATCGCCTTGATCATCAGGCCCATCTCGATGACGATCAGAACGGTATAAAGTGCGCCAAAACCGATAATGGTCAGAAGCACAGTGCCGGCGCCGAGGCTGGAGACGGCGGCTGCCGTCGGCAGCACGCCTTCGATCACCCAGGGCTGGCGGCCGAACTCGGCGACGACCCAGCCGAGTTCGATGGCAACCCAGGGCAGGGGGATCGCCAGCACGGCAATTCTGAGAAGCAGCGGATATTTGTCGAGATGGCGGCGCGCCGACAGCCAGAAGAAGGTGGCGGTCAGCAGGATGAAGAAGATACCGAGGCCGACCATTATGCGGAAGGACCAGAAGAGCGTCGGCACGTGCGGGATGGTATCACGCGCAGCCTGAACGATCTGCTCCTCGGTCGCCTGGCGCGGATCGTCGACATAGCGCTTCAGAAGAAGAGCGTAACCGAGATCATGGCCGAGATCCTCGAAGGAGGTGCGCACTTCCTGCGCAACCTGACCCTGTGCCGGTACTGCGCGGATCTGCATCAGCGCGTCGTAAGCCTTGATACCGTCGCGGATCCGGGTTTCGGCCTGCTGTTCGAGCTTGTCGATGCCGGGGATTTCGGTCGTCAGCGACCGCGTGCCGATCAGACCCATGACCCAGGGAATGTGTACGGCAAAATGCGTCTCGCGCGCCTCCTGGTCGGGGAAACCGAAGGCGGTGAAGGCCGCCGGAGCGGGTTCCGTCTTCCACATGCCCTCGATTGCCGCGAGCTTCATCTTCTGGTTCTCGGTCGCGAGATAACCGCTTTCGTCGCCGAGCACGACGACGGAGAGTGCCGAGGCGAGGCCGAAGGAGGCCGCGACCGTCATCGAGCGCTTCGCAAGCTCGATATGCCGGCCCTTGAGGATATACCAGGCGGAAACGCCGAGCACGAAGATCGAGGCGCAGACGTAACCGGCCGACACAGTGTGGACGAATTTCGCCTGGGCCACCGGATTGAAGACCACGTCGAAGAAGCTTGTGATCTCCATGCGCATCGTCTGCGGATTGAGCGCCGATCCCACCGGGTTCTGCATCCAGCCATTGGCGATCAGGATCCAGAGCGCGGAAAAATTCGAGCCGAGTGCCACCGCCCAGGTGGCGACGAGATGGCCGACCTTCGACAGCTTGTCCCAGCCGAAGAAGAACAGCCCGACGAAGGTCGCCTCCAGGAAGAAGGCCATCAGACCTTCGATCGCCAGCGGCGCGCCGAAGATGTCGCCGACATAATAGCTGTAATAGCTCCAGTTCATGCCGAACTGGAATTCCATGACGATGCCGGTGGCGACGCCGAGCACGAAGTTGATGCCGAACAGCGTGCCCCAGAATTTGGTCATCTGCCGCCAGATCTGCCGGCCGGTCATGACATAGACGGTTTCCATGATCGCCAAGAGCACGGACAAGCCGAGCGTCAAGGGCACGAACAGGAAGTGGTAAAGCGCCGTCAGTGCGAATTGGAAGCGCGATAACGCGACGATATCTAGTTCCATTGTCTTTCTCCCA
The window above is part of the Rhizobium indicum genome. Proteins encoded here:
- a CDS encoding cytochrome ubiquinol oxidase subunit I yields the protein MELDIVALSRFQFALTALYHFLFVPLTLGLSVLLAIMETVYVMTGRQIWRQMTKFWGTLFGINFVLGVATGIVMEFQFGMNWSYYSYYVGDIFGAPLAIEGLMAFFLEATFVGLFFFGWDKLSKVGHLVATWAVALGSNFSALWILIANGWMQNPVGSALNPQTMRMEITSFFDVVFNPVAQAKFVHTVSAGYVCASIFVLGVSAWYILKGRHIELAKRSMTVAASFGLASALSVVVLGDESGYLATENQKMKLAAIEGMWKTEPAPAAFTAFGFPDQEARETHFAVHIPWVMGLIGTRSLTTEIPGIDKLEQQAETRIRDGIKAYDALMQIRAVPAQGQVAQEVRTSFEDLGHDLGYALLLKRYVDDPRQATEEQIVQAARDTIPHVPTLFWSFRIMVGLGIFFILLTATFFWLSARRHLDKYPLLLRIAVLAIPLPWVAIELGWVVAEFGRQPWVIEGVLPTAAAVSSLGAGTVLLTIIGFGALYTVLIVIEMGLMIKAIKQGPEPDDEPEAILISETLVPAAE
- the cydB gene encoding cytochrome d ubiquinol oxidase subunit II → MILHQLIDYETLRLIWWLLLGVLLIAFATTGGFDLGVGTLLPFVARTDTERRVAINTVGATWEGNQVWLILGGGAIFAAWPPLYAVSFSGFYLAMFAILFALILRPVGFKYRSKRESASWRSGWDWALFVGGFVPSLIFGVAVGNVLQGVPFRFADDMRIFYEGSFFALLNPYALLCGLLSLAMLTMHGAAWLVLKSSGPVAERARRYGSIAALAVILLFALGGLFLWIGVGGYRITSDISPIGPSNPLLKTVALEKGAWLTNYAAHSWMIIAPVLGFVGAALAFIAMRARREVMTLLFSKVAIFGIISTVGLSMFPFILPSSLDPRSSLTVWDASSSHMTLFIMLVVTVIFLPIIFAYTAWVYKVLWGKVDEKSITDENSHAY
- the cydX gene encoding cytochrome bd-I oxidase subunit CydX gives rise to the protein MWYFAWILGLPLAAAFAVLNAMWYELMDDAARKKASEPRK